AGGTCGGTGATGTCAGCCAAGGACCAAGTTGCGGGACAGTTGAAGGGGCGCCGGTGAATCAGTTGAAAAAGTTATCGGAGATGGGCGTAAAGTTCGTAGTTTGCCGGAATGCCCTTAAAGCGGAGTCAATTGACGAAGACAGCCTACCTGCGTTTGTAGTTGTGGTACCCGCCGGTATAACGGAAATTGCCAAAAAACAGGCTGAAGGATATGCCTATATTAAACCCTGAGAAAATCGGTAGGGTCAATGAAGCTTGCTATAGTTGACAGTTCCGGTAAGTTGTGTTACCATATGTGACAATAACAGAATAGAGTTGCCTCATCTCTGTGCGGGGTGAGGTAGAGGTCGCGGACGTCATGAGTATGGACAGGAAGAACGAGGGGGTTCGATGAACTGTCTAGAAAGGGGCTTCCGCCGAAGTCGTCAGGATCCCCTATTCCTGGCAGACTGGGGCTGCGCTAAATAAGCGTAGCACTGTCACCTGGTCATGAGCCCGGTGTCCAGGTGGAGAACTATCTCACAGAGGGTAAGAGATGAGTATTTCTGGCTGTCATTAGCGGTAATGAGCAGAAATGCTCATTGCCGCTTTATATTTTCATTTCTAATTCGTGGCTAAAAAACTTAAAGGCTTTTCGTTAAGAATGGGGAATAATAGATAGCAAACCAGGAGGTGGAGCGGTTGAACGATAAGGTTAGGGTTATAGTTACCGGGGCTACGGGCCGGATGGGTAAAGAAGTAGTGAAAGGAATACTAAACGATCCAGAACTTTTACTGGTAGGTGCAATAGACCTGCGTTTTTTGGAACAGGACATTGGCCCGTTGGTAGGGATGAATCCAGCAGGAGTTTATGTTAGGGAAGACCTGAAGAAAACAATTCTGGAAAGCAAACCTGATGTGATGGTGGATTTTACCATAGCAGACGCTGCAGTAGAGAATGCCATCATCGCCTTAGAAAATGGCGTATATCCGGTTATAGGTACCACGGGTATGAATGAAGAACAGTTAGAAAGAATTCATCTTTTATGCGAACAAAGAGGACTGGCTGCGGTAATAGCTCCCAATTTTGCCATCGGTGCTGTTTTGATGATGCGGTTCGCGCGGGAAGCTGCCAAGTATTTTCCCCAAGTGGAGATTATTGAACTCCATCATGACCAGAAGTTAGACGCTCCTTCAGGTACAGCCTTAAAAACGGCGGAAATGTTAATGGAGGAGAGACAAGTAATAAATCCCACCGAGGATAACTCGTATGAAAAAATAAAAGGAGTTAGAGGTGGTGACTACAAGGGAATTCGAATTCATAGTATTCGTCTGCCGGGACTTGTGGCCCACCAGGAGGTGATTTTTGGCGGTCTAGGCCAAACTTTGAGCCTTCGCCACGATTCCATCAATCGGGAGTCTTTCATTCCTGGCGTGCTGTTAGCGATAAAAAAAGTTAAAAGGATGAAAGGGGTGATTTATGGATTGGAGAATTTACTTGAGTAATTGCAATGTAAACAGGCACCTCCGTTTACCCCTCCACATATATTGTAGTAGTCCACGGCTAGGGTGAGGAGGGTATCCTGTGATGCCTGGCGATCTAACGGGGATTAAAGTGGCCGTAATAGGTGGAGACCGACGAGAATTGTTTCTCATTGAAGAACTGCTTAGTAGAGGAGCTCAGGTGAAAGTTGTTGGTCTTCCTCCTCATGAGATGCTTAAAGGAGTTAAGGTCGTCGATACTATTAAACATTGCGTCTCTGGTGCTGATGTTATCATTTTACCCATGCCGGGAACTGATGAAAAGGGAAACGTCCGGGCTCCATATGCGGAAAAACCGCTTTTCCTTACAGAAGAAATAGTAAAAGATATACCTCGAAACGTTCCCATATTTATAGGTGTAGCCAAACCTTTTCTTAAATTTTGGGCCCAGAAGTATGAGTTGCGTCTCGTAGAAGTTGCGGAGAAAGACGAAGTTGCCATCTGGAATTCCATTCCTTCCGCCGAAGGCGCCATTCAAATAGCTATGGAACAACTTCCTATTACTATCCATAACAGTAGAAGCTATGTGCTAGGGTTTGGCCGAGTGGGGATAACTTTAGCCCGTATGCTTCACGGAATAGGAGCCAAAGTTACCGTTGTAGCTCGTAAGGAAGCGGATCTGGCACGTTGCTTTGAATTAGGTTACAGTACCTGCGATTTTTATCAACTGCCCAGCCGGATAAAAGAGGCGGATGTTGTCTTTAATACGGTACCTGCTTTAGTCTTGACGGAGGAAATCCTGGTTAATGTTTCGCCAGAGACTCTAATTATTGATTTAGCTTCATCTCCTGGCGGTACCGATTTTCGAGCTGCCGAAAAACTGGGTATAAAGGCTATCCTGGCTCCCGGTTTACCGGGAAAGGTGGCTCCTAAGACGGCTGGTAGGATATTGGCCCAGGTAATCCCTAGGTTAATCAGCCAGGAATTAGAATTAACCGCACGGAGGTGCTTGGCATGAGGCTAAAGGGTTTGAAGGTTGGCTTTGCCCTGACAGGTTCTCATTGTACATTAGGAACAATAATGCAAGAAATAGAAAGATTGGTATCAGAAGGTGCCGAAGTAGTACCTATCATTTCTGAAACGGTAAATCAGTTTGACACTCGTTTTGGAACGACTGAGCATTGGAAAAAGGAACTGAGGCGGATAACTTCCCAAGAAATTATCTCCAGTATAGTTGATGCCGAGCCGATTGGGCCTGGAAAATTGTTCGACGTGGTAGTTATCGCTCCTTGTACGGGAAATACCTTGGCCAAACTGGCTAACGGGATCACCGATACTCCGGTGCTAATGGCAGCCAAAGCTCAGTTGCGCAATCAGCGTCCTGTAGTCATTGCAGTTTCTACCAATGATGGACTGAGTATGAACGCTCGTAATATTGGATTGCTTCTCAACACAAAAAATATTTATCTCGTACCTTTTGGCCAGGATAATCCGCAACAAAAAGCTAATTCTTTAGTTGCTCACATGGATTTGATATTGGAAACGATAGTGGAAGCACTACAAGGGCGCCAGATACAACCAGTTTTGAGGGAATACCGAATTGACGGCTGACCTTCAATCCTGAACCCTAAAAAAGCTGGAGACATATCAGGAGGGGTGAAGAATGACCTACTACAATGTTGCCGTAGTTGGGACCGGTGCGGTCGGAAAAACAATCTTGGAGGTATTAGAAGAACGCAACTTTCCGGTGGGTTCTCTGAAAGTATTGGCCACCAAACGTTCCGCGGGAAAAAAAGTTGTCTTCAAGGGAGAAGAGTTGGTGATCGAAGAAACAAGGCCGGAGTCCTTCAAAGGCGTTGACCTGGCGCTGTTTGCCGGTGGTGGTGCCAGTAAGGAATTCGCCCACGAAGCAGTCAAGTACGGTGCGGTAGTAATTGATAACAGTAGTGCCTTTCGTCTGGAGCCGGACGTACCCTTGGTAGTACCTGAGGTTAATCCGGAAGATGTCAAATGGCACAAGGGGATTATTGCCAATCCCAACTGTTCAACCATTATCATGGTTGTGGCCCTAAAGCCACTTCATGATGCGGCTCGCATACGCCGGGTAATAGTATCCACTTACCAGGCGGTTTCTGGTGCCGGTCAGGAGGCTATAGACGAATTACTGGCTCAGACGAAGCAAATCTTAAACAATGAACCCATTTCACCCCAGGTTTTCCCTTATCAAATTGCTTTCAACATTATTCCCCATATTGACCGGTTCGTGGAAAAAGATTATACGCGAGAAGAGATGAAAATGGTTAATGAGACGCGGAAGATGTTTCATGATGAAACAATAGCTATATCTGCCACTACCGTTCGCATTCCGGTAATTCGAAGCCATTCGGAAGCCATTACTATCGA
This region of Calderihabitans maritimus genomic DNA includes:
- a CDS encoding DsrE family protein: MNRLKVLFHVNESNRWQVVFGNINNFINDIGPQNADIEVLANGEAVSIFGNKCSQVGDVSQGPSCGTVEGAPVNQLKKLSEMGVKFVVCRNALKAESIDEDSLPAFVVVVPAGITEIAKKQAEGYAYIKP
- the dapB gene encoding 4-hydroxy-tetrahydrodipicolinate reductase yields the protein MNDKVRVIVTGATGRMGKEVVKGILNDPELLLVGAIDLRFLEQDIGPLVGMNPAGVYVREDLKKTILESKPDVMVDFTIADAAVENAIIALENGVYPVIGTTGMNEEQLERIHLLCEQRGLAAVIAPNFAIGAVLMMRFAREAAKYFPQVEIIELHHDQKLDAPSGTALKTAEMLMEERQVINPTEDNSYEKIKGVRGGDYKGIRIHSIRLPGLVAHQEVIFGGLGQTLSLRHDSINRESFIPGVLLAIKKVKRMKGVIYGLENLLE
- the dpsA gene encoding dipicolinate synthase subunit DpsA; the encoded protein is MPGDLTGIKVAVIGGDRRELFLIEELLSRGAQVKVVGLPPHEMLKGVKVVDTIKHCVSGADVIILPMPGTDEKGNVRAPYAEKPLFLTEEIVKDIPRNVPIFIGVAKPFLKFWAQKYELRLVEVAEKDEVAIWNSIPSAEGAIQIAMEQLPITIHNSRSYVLGFGRVGITLARMLHGIGAKVTVVARKEADLARCFELGYSTCDFYQLPSRIKEADVVFNTVPALVLTEEILVNVSPETLIIDLASSPGGTDFRAAEKLGIKAILAPGLPGKVAPKTAGRILAQVIPRLISQELELTARRCLA
- a CDS encoding dipicolinate synthase subunit B produces the protein MRLKGLKVGFALTGSHCTLGTIMQEIERLVSEGAEVVPIISETVNQFDTRFGTTEHWKKELRRITSQEIISSIVDAEPIGPGKLFDVVVIAPCTGNTLAKLANGITDTPVLMAAKAQLRNQRPVVIAVSTNDGLSMNARNIGLLLNTKNIYLVPFGQDNPQQKANSLVAHMDLILETIVEALQGRQIQPVLREYRIDG
- a CDS encoding aspartate-semialdehyde dehydrogenase, with the protein product MTYYNVAVVGTGAVGKTILEVLEERNFPVGSLKVLATKRSAGKKVVFKGEELVIEETRPESFKGVDLALFAGGGASKEFAHEAVKYGAVVIDNSSAFRLEPDVPLVVPEVNPEDVKWHKGIIANPNCSTIIMVVALKPLHDAARIRRVIVSTYQAVSGAGQEAIDELLAQTKQILNNEPISPQVFPYQIAFNIIPHIDRFVEKDYTREEMKMVNETRKMFHDETIAISATTVRIPVIRSHSEAITIETERKLTPEEARELLSQAPGVVVVDNPREQKYPMPIDASGRDEVFVGRIREDISSDKGLCLWVVADQLRKGAATNAVQIGELLIENNLI